From the genome of Cryomorphaceae bacterium 1068:
AGGAGTGTTGGCTTTCTTCGGAATCGTTGCTCAATGGAAACTTTACGAAAAAGCAAACCAGCCGGGTGTTGCTTGCATAGTTCCTATCTGGAACTTCATCGTATTCCTTAGAATTGTAGGGCGACCTGCTAGTCACATGTTCCTCTTCTTTATACCGATCTACGGACAATTCTACCTTGTACCAAAGGTGTACATCGAGTTGTGCAATAGCTTTGGAAAGACGAGCATCGTAGATTATGTGTTGATTATTCTTTTCAATGCATTCTACATCCTCAACTTAGGCCTCTCATACGAGACTGAGTACCTAGGGCCAGCGCATGGAAAAGACATGAGCGAGATTAAGGCTATGATGAACCGAGGCGGTTCTAGATCAGCCTACG
Proteins encoded in this window:
- a CDS encoding DUF5684 domain-containing protein is translated as MDGIINFIQDFFMGLYGTFGDGLLLLAGVLAFFGIVAQWKLYEKANQPGVACIVPIWNFIVFLRIVGRPASHMFLFFIPIYGQFYLVPKVYIELCNSFGKTSIVDYVLIILFNAFYILNLGLSYETEYLGPAHGKDMSEIKAMMNRGGSRSAYA